ATCGGGCACTTACGTTAGCAGGGTTATCACCATAATAAAAGAGAGGTTTTAAACGTGAGCGATTGGCGAACGACAGTAGCTGGCGTAATTCTGGCAGGCGGGCGGAGCAGCCGCATGGGAGGACAAGATAAGGCGCAATTAACGCTGTGGGGTAAACCGTTATGGCTGCATGTCTGGCAGCGGCTGGCACCCCAGGTTCATGAGGTAAGCATCAGCGCAAACCGGCATCTGGAAGTATATCAACGGAATCGGCTACGAGTGATTAGCGATACGTTACCCGATTACCCTGGTCCGTTAGCCGGAATGCTCAGCGCTTTTCAGCAAATTGAAAGCGCATGGATTGCCTTTTCTGCCTGTGATACGCCTTTTATTCCTGAAGATTATGTTACACGGCTCTGGCAGCAAAAAGAGCAGGCTCCTGCGGTATGGGTACGATCGCATCACCGCGATCATCCGGCGCTGTCTTTGGTACATCGTAGCCTTGTTCCTCAGCTGATTGATTATCTGGACAGCGGCGAACGGCGCGTCATGCATTTTTTACTTCAGGCTGGCGGTCATGCAGTGGAGTTCGATGACGAAGAGCAGGCATTCGTTAACATAAATACTCCCGACGATCTTCGCCATTATGAGGAGAAAGCGTAATGCTACCGATACTGGCTATTGCAGCCTGGAGCGGAACCGGAAAAACAACGCTGCTTAAGAAATTGATTCCCTTGCTTAAACAGCGCGGTGTTCGCCCTGGATTGATTAAACATACGCATCATAATATGGATGTCGATACGCCGGGCAAAGACAGCTACGAATTACGTAAAGCGGGTGCCGATCAGGTATTGGTCGCCAGTAAACAGCGCTGGGCATTAATGATGGAAACGCCGGATGAACAGGATCCTGATTTTAGCTGGCTGGTAAGTCAAATGGATGCGCGTACGCTGGATATTGTGTTGGTTGAGGGTTTTAAGGATGAGCCGATCCCACGTATTCTGCTGTGGCGTAGACAATCTGGTCAGCACCATACCGACGCGGACTGGGAAACACTGCTGGATGAGAGGGTAATTGCGGTCGCCAGTGATGAATCGCTGGATATAACGCTAACTGTTCCACTACTGGATTTGAATAATCCGCAGCAGATCGCTGCTTTTATTATTCAATGGCTTAACCATATTAACGGCAGCAGTATAGATATTTGAGTTGTTGAGATAGCGTCTGGCGATGGGGGAAGACGCTTATCCGCAAGGGTCTGTTGATCATAAAAAACAGGGTGAAAATTTTCCCGGCAGGAAAAAGGAAAGGAAAACCTGGATATTGCAGAGACGAAAAAGCCCCGGCTTTCGCCGGGGCTCCGTCGTTTGTTTGATGCCTGGCAGTTCCCTACTCTCGCATGGGGAAGCCCCACACTACCATCGGCGCTGCGGCGTTTCACTTCTGAGTTCGGCATGGGGTCAGGTGGGACCACCGCGCTCTCGCCGCCAGGCAAATTCTTGTCGCCGGAACGCGCTTTTACCCGCTCCCGCTTGATGCTTTAATCCGGTGAACAAACTGAAAATTCTCGCGTCTCTCTCTTTCCCCAAAACGCTTCCGGCGTTGTAAGGTTAAGCCTCACGGGTCATTAGTACCGGTCAGCTCAACGCATCGCTGCGCTTACACACCCGGCCTATCAACGTCGTCGTCTTCAACGTCCCTTCAGGAGGCTCAAAGGCCTCAGGGAAGACTCATCTCGAGGCAAGTTTCGTGCTTAGATGCTTTCAGCACTTATCTCTTCCGCACGTAGCTACCGGGCAGTGCCATTGGCATGACAACCCGTACACCAGCGGTGCGTTCACTCCGGTCCTCTCGTACTAGGAGCAACCCCTCTCAGTCTTCCAGCGCCCACGGCAGATAGGGACCGAACTGTCTCACGACGTTCTAAACCCAGCTCGCGTACCACTTTAAATGGCGAACAGCCATACCCTTGGGACCTACTTCAGCCCCAGGATGTGATGAGCCGACATCGAGGTGCCAAACACCGCCGTCGATATGAACTCTTGGGCGGTATCAGCCTGTTATCCCCGGAGTACCTTTTATCCGTTGAGCGATGGCCCTTCCATTCAGAACCACCGGATCACTATGACCTGCTTTCGCACCTGCCCGAGCCGTCACTCTCGCAGTCAAGCCAGCTTATGCCATTGCACTAACCTCACGATGTCCGACCGTGATTAGCTGACCTTCGTACTCCTCCGTTACGCTTTGGGAGGAGACCGCCCCAGTCAAACTACCCACCAGACACTGTCCGCAGCCCGGATTACGGGCCTACGTTAGAACACCAGCCATTAAAGGGTGGTATTTCAAGGGCGGCTCCACGCGGACTGGCGTCCGCGCTTCAAAGCCTCCCACCTATCCTGCACATCAAGGACCGGTGTTCAGTGTCAAGCTGTAGTAAAGGTTCACGGGGTCTTTCCGTCTTGCCGCGGGTACACTGCATCTTCACAGCGAGTTCAATTTCACTGAGTCTCGGGTGGAGACAGCCTGGCCATCATTACGCCATTCGTGCAGGTCGGAACTTACCCGACAAGGAATTTCGCTACCTTAGGACCGTTATAGTTACGGCCGCCGTTTACCGGGGCTTCGATCAAGAGCTTCGCGTTGCCGCTGACCCCATCAATTAACCTTCCGGCACCGGGCAGGCGTCACACCGTATACGTCCACTTTCGTGTTTGCACAGTGCTGTGTTTTTAATAAACAGTTGCAGCCAGCTGGTATCTTCGACTGGCCTCGGCTCCGGGAGCAAGTCCCCTCACCTACGCGCCAGCGTGCCTTCTCCCGAAGTTACGGCACCATTTTGCCTAGTTCCTTCACCCGAGTTCTCTCAAGCGCCTTGGTATTCTCTACCTGACCACCTGTGTCGGTTTGGGGTACGATTCCGCGTTACCTGGAGCTTAGAGGCTTTTCCTGGAAGCAGGGCATTTGTTGCTTCAGCGCCGTAGCGCCTCGTCATCACGCCTCAGCCTTAAGCATCCGGATTTGCCTGGATGCTCAGCCTACACGCTTAAACCGGGACAACCGTCGCCCGGCCAACATAGCCTTCTCCGTCCCCCCTTCGCAGTAACGCCGAGTACGGGAATATTAACCCGTTTCCCATCGACTACGCCTTTCGGCCTCGCCTTAGGGGTCGACTCACCCTGCCCCGATTAACGTTGGACAGGAACCCTTGGTCTTCCGGCGAGCGGGCTTTTCACCCGCTTTATCGTTACTTATGTCAGCATTCGCACTTCTGATACCTCCAGCATGCCTCACAGCACACCTTCGCAGGCTTACAGAACGCTCCCCTACCCAACAACACTTACGTGTCGCTGCCGCAGCTTCGGTGCATGGTTTAGCCCCGTTACATCTTCCGCGCAGGCCGACTCGACCAGTGAGCTATTACGCTTTCTTTAAATGATGGCTGCTTCTAAGCCAACATCCTGGCTGTCTGGGCCTTCCCACATCGTTTCCCACTTAACCATGACTTTGGGACCTTAGCTGGCGGTCTGGGTTGTTTCCCTCTTCACGACGGACGTTAGCACCCGCCGTGTGTCTCCCGTGATAACATTCTCCGGTATTCGCAGTTTGCATCGGGTTGGTAAGCCGGGATGGCCCCCTAGCCGAAACAGTGCTCTACCCCGGAGATGAATTCACGAGGCGCTACCTAAATAGCTTTCG
The sequence above is a segment of the Mixta intestinalis genome. Coding sequences within it:
- the mobA gene encoding molybdenum cofactor guanylyltransferase MobA: MGGQDKAQLTLWGKPLWLHVWQRLAPQVHEVSISANRHLEVYQRNRLRVISDTLPDYPGPLAGMLSAFQQIESAWIAFSACDTPFIPEDYVTRLWQQKEQAPAVWVRSHHRDHPALSLVHRSLVPQLIDYLDSGERRVMHFLLQAGGHAVEFDDEEQAFVNINTPDDLRHYEEKA
- the mobB gene encoding molybdopterin-guanine dinucleotide biosynthesis protein MobB, translating into MLPILAIAAWSGTGKTTLLKKLIPLLKQRGVRPGLIKHTHHNMDVDTPGKDSYELRKAGADQVLVASKQRWALMMETPDEQDPDFSWLVSQMDARTLDIVLVEGFKDEPIPRILLWRRQSGQHHTDADWETLLDERVIAVASDESLDITLTVPLLDLNNPQQIAAFIIQWLNHINGSSIDI